A single Campylobacter hyointestinalis subsp. hyointestinalis DNA region contains:
- a CDS encoding ABC transporter ATP-binding protein yields the protein MHDNVSFSIKRGEIYGFLGGSGSGKTTLLKTLIYLKEPTSGDIFMDGVNLWQANLKQRQEIRLKMGVMFQFGALFSGMSVLDNIGILLREYSKYDKKDIDDIAKMWLLKVGLNAEAANLYPSELSGGMKKRVALARSLALSPEILFLDEPNSGLDPLSARALDRLICDLRDSLGVTVVMVTHDIDSIFSILDRFLIIYDHKIAYEGDLRGALEFKENPLRELFMMRSLDGK from the coding sequence ATGCACGATAACGTAAGTTTTAGCATAAAACGTGGTGAAATTTACGGATTTTTGGGCGGAAGTGGAAGTGGGAAAACTACTCTTTTAAAAACTCTTATCTACCTAAAAGAGCCAACAAGCGGCGATATATTTATGGATGGCGTAAATTTATGGCAAGCAAATTTAAAACAACGTCAAGAAATCCGCTTAAAAATGGGCGTGATGTTCCAGTTCGGCGCTCTTTTTAGTGGTATGAGTGTTTTGGATAACATAGGAATTTTGCTTAGAGAATATAGCAAATACGATAAAAAAGATATAGACGATATAGCTAAAATGTGGCTTTTAAAAGTGGGTTTAAACGCTGAAGCAGCAAATTTATATCCAAGTGAGCTAAGTGGCGGTATGAAAAAAAGAGTTGCGCTTGCTAGGTCTTTGGCTCTTAGCCCTGAAATTTTGTTTTTAGATGAGCCAAACTCAGGGCTTGATCCACTTAGCGCAAGAGCGCTCGATAGGCTCATTTGCGATCTTAGAGATAGTCTTGGAGTAACTGTCGTTATGGTAACTCACGATATAGATAGTATTTTTAGTATTTTAGATAGATTTTTGATAATATACGACCATAAGATAGCCTATGAAGGTGATCTTAGAGGCGCTTTGGAATTTAAAGAAAATCCTTTAAGGGAGCTTTTTATGATGAGGAGTTTAGATGGAAAGTAA